The Silene latifolia isolate original U9 population unplaced genomic scaffold, ASM4854445v1 scaffold_159, whole genome shotgun sequence genome window below encodes:
- the LOC141637962 gene encoding ruBisCO large subunit-binding protein subunit alpha, producing MSSANAISTPSILYSPAKGKLRNGVPQQAQKVHYKPSSRRFSVKASAKDIAFDQDSRAALQAGIDKLADCVGLTLGPRGRNVVLDEFGTPRVVNDGVTIARAIELADAMENAGAALIREVASKTNDSAGDGTTTASVLAREIIRQGLLSVTSGANPVSLKRGIDKTIQGLIEELEKKARPVKGSDDIKAIATISSGNDELIGAMIADAIDKVGPDGVLSIESSSSFETTVEVEEGTEIDRGYISPQFVTNPEKSIVEFENARILVTDQKITAIKDIIPLLEKTTQLRAPLLIIAEDVTGEALATLVVNKLRGILNVAAIKAPGFGERRKAMLQDIAILTGAEYQASDLGLLIENTSIDQLGTARKVTITKDSTTLIADAASKDELQARIAQLKKELFATESVYDSEKLAERIAKLSGGVAVIKVGAATEAELEDRKLRIEDAKNATFAAIEEGIVPGGGAALVHLSTCVPAIKETLEDPDERLGADIVQKALVSPASLIAHNAGVEGEVVVEKIKVREWEFGYNAMTDKYEDLVASGVIDPAKVTRCALQNAASVAGMVLTTQAIVVEKAKPKGARAPAEQGMTI from the exons ATGTCTTCTGCAAATGCTATTTCTACTCCTTCTATCCTTTACTCTCCCGCTAAG GGGAAGTTGAGAAATGGAGTCCCTCAACAGGCACAAAAGGTGCACTACAAACCGTCGTCGAGGCGGTTTTCAGTGAAGGCTTCTGCAAAGGATATTGCATTTGACCAGGATTCAAGGGCTGCCCTTCAAGCTGGCATTGATAAACTTGCTGATTGTGTTGGACTTACTCTTGGTCCTAGAG GGAGAAACGTTGTTTTGGATGAGTTCGGTACCCCAAGGGTAGTGAATGATGGAGTTACTATTGCTCGGGCCATTGAGCTGGCGGATGCTATGGAAAATGCCGGTGCAGCTTTGATTAGGGAG GTTGCGAGTAAAACAAATGATTCTGCTGGTGACGGTACAACCACTGCTTCTGTCCTAGCTCGTGAAATTATCAGACAGGGTTTACTGAGCGTTACGTCTGGTGCAAACCCTGTATCCTTGAAAAGAGGAATTGATAAAACTATCCAAGGTCTAATTGAAGAACTCGAAAAGAAAGCCAGACCTGTCAAAGGGAGTGATGATATTAAAG CTATTGCTACCATCTCCTCTGGAAATGATGAATTGATTGGTGCAATGATTGCTGATGCTATTGACAAAGTTGGACCAGATGGTGTTTTATCCATCGAGTCCTCATCTTCCTTTGAGACAACTGTTGAAGTTGAAGAGGGAACGGAG ATTGATAGAGGGTACATATCCCCACAGTTTGTTACAAATCCTGAAAAGTCTATTGTTGAGTTTGAGAATGCTCGAATTTTGGTAACTGACCAAAAAATCACAGCAATTAAAGATATAATTCCATTGCTTGAGAAAACTACTCAACTGAGAGCACCTTTGCTCATCATTGCCGAGGATGTCACAGGAGAGGCATTGGCCACTCTTGTTGTGAACAAGTTACGAGGAATTCTAAATGTTGCTGCTATCAAGGCACCTGGTTTTGGAGAGAGGAGGAAGGCTATGCTTCAAGATATTGCTATCTTGACAG GAGCTGAGTACCAGGCTAGCGATTTGGGATTGCTCATAGAGAACACCTCCATTGACCAGCTTGGCACAGCTAGGAAGGTGACAATCACCAAGGATTCAACTACCCTTATTGCTGACGCTGCTTCGAAAGATGAGCTCCAGGCCAGAATTGCACAGCTTAAGAAAGAGCTTTTTGCAACAGAATCCGTGTACGATTCTGAGAAGCTTGCGGAGAGAATTGCCAAACTCTCTGGAGGAGTTGCTGTTATTAAGGTCGGTGCTGCTACAGAGGCTGAGCTTGAAGACCGTAAACTACGAATTGAAGATGCAAAGAACGCAACTTTTGCGGCCATTGAAGAGGGCATTGTCCCTGGCGGTGGAGCTGCTCTTGTCCATCTTTCCACCTGTGTACCTGCTATCAAGGAGACCTTGGAGGATCCTGATGAACGTTTGGGTGCCGACATTGTTCAGAAG GCACTTGTATCACCAGCATCTCTGATAGCCCACAATGCTGGAGTAGAGGGTGAGGTCGTGGTAGAGAAGATTAAAGTCAGGGAGTGGGAGTTTGGTTACAATGCGATGACCGACAAGTATGAGGACTTGGTGGCCTCTGGAGTTATTGACCCAGCTAAGGTGACCAGATGTGCATTGCAGAACGCTGCTTCTGTTGCAGGAATGGTATTGACTACACAGGCTATTGTCGTTGAGAAGGCTAAGCCCAAAGGTGCCAGAGCGCCAGCTGAACAGGGTATGACCATTTAA
- the LOC141637965 gene encoding uncharacterized protein LOC141637965, with translation MGFYKSSSTSAKSGEFLEGMLTDYVGGKTTKAMKNHKSGSNRLVTVLTCLQFGFAIYATFLLYYMSPSVDLRAKPDFVWATQIAKQWKQYIIQPHIVSHYQESSNLVPSDVCEQEKIDFVQKKSNDLQMIKLKRELYDEVLQFQSKSFGTETLPQLMAMPSKWDSKNPSKKPKITVILNHFKRRTLCAQLDSLLHQTIPFHHVWVLAFGSPNELSLKRIVQTYNDTRISFVGSSHDFKYFGRFQLALQTESDLVYILDDDMIPGKKMLQILSHVAGTEKYKNSVLGSIGRILPFRQKDFTFPSYRKFRSKEAGLYLPDPAYDILVQKVVQVDFLSSSWFLSADLVKTLFIENPMTFMTGEDLHLSYQLQKYRNAGSFVLPVDPKDKETWGDSEHRLAYVAETTVIFKDVVQVRDDQWWRAISSGYITQWAAMYPQKIDALFYAHSIEEVKALAPLLEKFRSTVGKKAYIVVSGGQYCACEDAATALNWPKSVCKERRFKIFDLGVGAISGTSDSEVPVVQAVYASMKGLVKMHNPSVIITVNDIETNVRKALKMASETNQNSTTLVLLPRASVPKVLWMADLRSTALPNWNKMKISINIITQNRVHSLARLLKSLSNAYYVGDEISITFNMDSKVDEATIKHVGTFDWPHGSKTLRRRIIQGGLIRAVSESWYPFSDDDFGLLLEDDIEVSPYYYLWIKYALLSYYYDPQVSLPELSSISLYTPRLVEVVKERPKWNATEYFKNIHPNTPYLHQLPCSWGALFFPKHWREFYVYMNMRFTEDAKKNPVQIPKSRTNGWQASWKKFLIDMMYLRGYVSLYPNFPHQASFSTNHMEPGAHISAKDNVIRHNKADFEVPLLGDDFRNYLPNGKLPSASRLPSLNLFNQAVSLKGLKAAGAKLRMDVINCTVTEIVGVHHDTGLPHQCAKF, from the exons ATGGGATTCTACAAGAGTTCGAGTACAAGTGCAAAAAGCGGAGAATTCTTGGAAGGAATGTTGACTGATTATGTAGGAGGAAAGACGACAAAGGCGATGAAGAATCATAAGAGCGGTTCTAACAGGCTAGTCACTGTTCTGACTTGTCTGCAATTCGGTTTTGCTATATACGCAACCTTTCTCTTATATTACATGAGTCCTTCAGTTGATTTACGAGCTAAACCCGACTTTGTATGGGCTACCCAAATTGCAAAACAATGGAAACAATACATTATTCAACCCCATATTGTTAGCCATTATCAAGAATCATCCAATTTAGTTCCATCAGATGTCTGTGAGCAGGAAAAGATCGATTTTGTGCAGAAAAAGTCGAATGatcttcaaatgattaagttaAAGAGGGAGCTTTATGATGAAGTGTTGCAGTTTCAAAGCAAGAGTTTTGGAACCGAGACGCTTCCTCAATTAATGGCAATGCCATCTAAGTGGGATTCCAAAAATCCTAGTAAAAAGCCGAAAATTACAGTCATTTTAAACCATTTCAAAAGAAGAACACTGTGTGCACAACTTGATTCTTTACTGCACCAAACTATTCCATTTCACCATGTTTGGGTGCTTGCATTTGGAAGCCCTAATGAACTATCCTTAAAAAGAATAGTTCAAACCTACAACGACACGAGAATTAGTTTCGTGGGATCCAGTCATGATTTCAAGTACTTTGgaaggtttcagttagctttacAGACTGAGTCTGATCTGGTGTACATACTCGATGATGACATGATCCCGGGGAAGAAAATGCTTCAGATATTGTCCCATGTGGCTGGGACCGAGAAGTATAAGAACTCGGTCCTAGGAAGCATTGGCAGGATTCTTCCTTTTAGACAAAAGGATTTTACTTTTCCGAGCTATAGAAAGTTTCGGTCTAAGGAGGCAGGGCTTTATCTTCCTGATCCAGCTTATGATATTCTTGTTCAGAAGGTGGTTCAGGTCGATTTTCTCTCGAGTTCTTGGTTTTTATCAGCTGACCTTGTTAAGACCCTTTTCATTGAGAACCCCATGACTTTCATGACAGGGGAAGATCTTCACCTTAG CTACCAGCTTCAGAAGTACAGAAATGCTGGATCCTTTGTACTTCCAGTAGACCCAAAAGATAAGGAAACATGGGGCGACAGTGAGCATCGTCTTGCCTACGTTGCAGAAACAACAGTTATCTTCAAAGACGTGGTTCAAGTACGAGATGACCAGTGGTGGAGAGCCATTTCTAGTGGTTACATCACACAATGGGCTGCAATGTACCCTCAAAAGATCGATGCCCTATTTTACGCTCACTCTATTGAAGAAGTCAAGGCTTTAGCACCTCTGCTTGAAAAATTCAGGTCAACTGTAGGAAAGAAGGCCTACATTGTCGTCTCAGGAGGACAATACTGCGCTTGTGAAGATGCTGCCACCGCTTTGAATTGGCCAAAATCAGTTTGTAAAGAGAGAAGGTTTAAGATATTTGACCTTGGAGTCGGTGCTATTTCGGGTACTTCAGACTCAGAGGTGCCTGTAGTTCAAGCTGTTTACGCCAGCATGAAAGGTCTCGTTAAAATGCATAACCCTAGTGTGATTATTACAGTCAATGATATCGAAACCAATGTGAGAAAAGCTCTGAAAATGGCATCTGAAACTAACCAAAACAGCACTACACTTGTTCTTCTACCAAGAGCATCTGTTCCTAAGGTTCTTTGGATGGCTGACTTAAGATCCACTGCTTTGCCAA ATTGGAATAAGATGAAAATTTCCATCAACATAATCACTCAAAATCGAGTTCATTCCCTAGCAAGACTTCTCAAGTCTCTAAGCAATGCATACTATGTTGGTGATGAAATCTCGATCACCTTCAACATGGACAGCAAAGTAGACGAGGCAACCATAAAACATGTAGGCACATTCGATTGGCCACATGGTTCGAAAACTCTAAGGAGAAGAATTATCCAAGGAGGACTAATTCGCGCTGTGAGTGAAAGTTGGTACCCGTTTTCAGATGATGATTTTGGTCTTCTACTTGAAGACGACATTGAAGTTTCACCTTACTATTACCTATGGATCAAATATGCCTTATTATCATACTATTACGATCCACAAGTATCGCTTCCAGAGCTCTCCTCCATTTCTCTTTACACGCCTCGTTTGGTTGAGGTTGTCAAAGAGAGACCTAAGTGGAATGCAACAGAATACTTCAAAAATATTCACCCAAATACCCCTTACCTCCACCAACTCCCTTGTAGTTGGGGCGCGCTTTTCTTTCCTAAGCATTGGAGAGAATTTTACGTCTATATGAACATGCGATTCACTGAAGACGCCAAGAAAAACCCAGTTCAGATACCGAAATCCAGAACAAATGGTTGGCAAGCATCATGGAAAAAATTCCTTATTGACATGATGTACTTAAGAGGTTATGTAAGTCTATATCCAAACTTCCCTCATCAGGCGAGTTTTTCGACCAATCACATGGAACCCGGCGCCCACATCAGCGCCAAGGATAATGTTATAAGACATAACAAGGCTGATTTTGAGGTTCCACTTTTAGGAGATGATTTCAGAAACTATTTGCCTAATGGTAAGTTACCTTCAGCCTCGAGACTGCCATCGTTGAACCTCTTTAACCAGGCGGTTTCGCTTAAAGGGTTGAAGGCGGCTGGCGCGAAGCTGAGGATGGATGTGATTAACTGTACTGTTACTGAAATTGTAGGTGTTCATCATGATACAGGGTTACCACACCAATGTGCTAAGTTCTGA